A part of Hippea maritima DSM 10411 genomic DNA contains:
- a CDS encoding ABC transporter permease: MFYFEKRKQISLKLKIAIPLISLLIGFIVGSVAILITGTNPLLVYKELFLNAFGSWYAFSETLVAATPLILISAGLIIVFKMSVWNIGAFGQYIMGAIFSSYFAIFLDPSIPKPLMLSIMIAASLIGGAVWALIPTLLKIFWEVNEVITTLLLNYVSLYILKFLMYGPWKNPTSYGFPLSKTFPDSAQLPILFGGYRLTIAFIFALLTILIVWFLLKKTRFGYEVRVIGDNPTAAKYAGINVNKNIIIAMAISGALAGLAGMSQVSGIIHFLQVKINADYGYASIIVAWISYLDPFLTLLASILFGGLSSGGYSIQISMRVSYGIVGLIESIVLFSLVGAQIFLNYKIRWKKHES; this comes from the coding sequence ATGTTTTACTTTGAAAAAAGAAAACAGATCTCTTTAAAACTAAAAATAGCTATTCCTTTAATATCGCTTCTGATTGGCTTTATTGTGGGAAGTGTAGCAATACTAATAACGGGCACCAATCCGCTGCTGGTCTATAAAGAACTATTCTTAAATGCCTTTGGGAGCTGGTATGCCTTTTCTGAAACATTGGTTGCTGCAACGCCGTTAATACTCATCTCTGCAGGTCTGATTATAGTCTTCAAGATGAGTGTGTGGAACATAGGAGCCTTTGGTCAATATATCATGGGTGCCATATTCAGCTCATACTTTGCCATATTCCTAGACCCGTCTATCCCAAAGCCTTTAATGCTCTCTATAATGATAGCAGCAAGCTTGATTGGCGGAGCAGTTTGGGCACTGATTCCGACATTACTTAAGATATTCTGGGAGGTGAACGAAGTAATAACAACTCTACTCCTAAACTATGTATCTCTGTATATATTGAAGTTTTTAATGTATGGCCCCTGGAAAAATCCAACAAGCTACGGTTTTCCTCTCTCAAAAACATTCCCAGACTCAGCCCAACTTCCCATACTATTCGGCGGATATAGACTTACTATAGCCTTTATATTTGCCCTATTAACGATTTTAATTGTTTGGTTTCTGCTTAAAAAAACAAGGTTTGGATATGAGGTTAGAGTTATTGGGGACAACCCAACCGCTGCAAAGTATGCTGGTATTAATGTAAACAAAAATATAATCATAGCAATGGCAATAAGCGGAGCTCTGGCTGGACTTGCTGGAATGAGTCAGGTTTCCGGCATTATACATTTTCTACAGGTTAAAATAAACGCAGACTACGGATACGCATCTATAATTGTTGCATGGATATCATACTTAGACCCATTCTTAACTCTACTGGCCTCTATCTTATTTGGAGGCCTCTCATCGGGTGGATACTCCATTCAGATATCTATGCGCGTATCATACGGTATAGTTGGGTTAATAGAGAGTATAGTATTGTTTAGTTTAGTAGGTGCACAGATCTTTCTAAATTACAAGATCAGGTGGAAAAAACATGAGTCATGA
- a CDS encoding SDH family Clp fold serine proteinase translates to MHLIDTLIGQLFWIVFFIMLFYPYFKSQSLEGNRIKLIRDLEKKNTSRVITLIHRQETKSLFGFFSMKFLDIEDSEAILRAIRMTPEDMPIDMIIHTPGGVALAATQIAHALADRKAKVKVIIPHYAMSGGTLIALAADEIIMDNYAVLGPVDPQLGNEPAASIVKIKELKDAKDISDETLVKIDISQKALNQMHNTVKSLLLKKGYNEESANRIASELSSGKWTHDYPITVEQAKKLGLKISTDVPKEVYALMELYPQPTATQSVNYIPLPYNRPGDTHSHTKKDT, encoded by the coding sequence ATGCATTTGATTGACACACTTATAGGCCAACTATTTTGGATAGTATTCTTTATTATGCTCTTCTATCCATATTTCAAATCCCAATCGTTGGAGGGTAACAGAATAAAACTCATCAGGGATCTGGAAAAGAAAAATACATCACGCGTTATAACTCTAATTCACAGACAGGAAACAAAATCGCTCTTTGGTTTTTTTTCCATGAAGTTTTTGGATATTGAAGATTCAGAAGCTATCCTGAGGGCTATCAGAATGACACCTGAGGATATGCCTATAGATATGATCATACACACACCCGGCGGTGTTGCATTAGCTGCCACTCAGATTGCACATGCTTTGGCGGACAGAAAAGCTAAAGTCAAGGTCATTATTCCACATTACGCCATGTCTGGTGGAACATTAATAGCACTGGCCGCGGATGAAATAATAATGGATAATTATGCCGTGCTGGGACCTGTAGACCCACAACTTGGCAATGAACCTGCAGCAAGTATAGTAAAAATAAAAGAACTCAAAGATGCAAAAGATATAAGTGATGAAACGCTTGTAAAAATAGACATAAGCCAGAAAGCACTAAATCAAATGCATAACACAGTCAAGTCGTTGCTATTGAAAAAGGGATATAATGAAGAATCAGCCAACAGAATAGCAAGTGAGCTATCAAGCGGTAAATGGACGCACGATTACCCCATAACCGTCGAGCAGGCAAAGAAGTTGGGATTAAAGATCTCAACCGATGTTCCAAAAGAGGTCTATGCCTTGATGGAATTGTATCCACAGCCAACAGCCACACAATCTGTTAATTACATACCTTTGCCATACAACAGACCTGGTGATACACACAGCCATACAAAAAAGGATACTTGA
- the acs gene encoding acetate--CoA ligase, with translation MAENRKVEVPKDFLEKANLTQEEYKRLREWASKDFEGFWDYFAKKEISWFEPYKKVFDDSNAPFYKFFTGGKLNMCYNCVDRHVTTRKKNRAAIIWESEQGESRILTYRELQYQINKFANVLKTLGVKKGDVVVIYMPMIPELPIAMLACAKIGAIHSVVFAGMSSFALRERILDAKSSIVITADGGFRGGKTIPLKENVDKAIEKVKFIKYVVVVRHADRDVPMKTLRDFWWGDLMSDPDYAKPYCEPEPMDAEDPLFLIYTSGSTSKPKGVVHSTGGYLLWRILTARWVFDLKEEDTFWSTANIGWISGHSYTLYGPLSIGSTTFIYEGMPLYPSPAQWWYLVEKYKINVMYTAPTAIRALMRHGDEWLKKYDLSSLRLLTTGGERLNEAAWLWYWEKVGGKRCPVIDAYGQTETAGHMISSLPVAPQKPGSVGIPVPGIFPDIVDDDGNIIEEPTKTGHLVLKKPWPSMVRTLWNDEEGYKRLYWDRFGGKYYYTGDLASKDEDGYFWMEGRADDVVNVSAHRIGCAEIENALTNCKYVAEAAVVGRPDEITGEEVVAFVVPKEGVDRTRHDEIVRKLREYVSETVSPIAKPSEVVFVDSLPKTRSGKIVRRVLKAIASDKEITQDVSTLEDVSVIDKIKKALKERNP, from the coding sequence ATGGCTGAAAACAGAAAGGTAGAGGTGCCTAAGGACTTTTTGGAAAAAGCCAATCTTACACAGGAGGAATATAAAAGATTAAGAGAATGGGCTTCAAAAGATTTTGAAGGATTCTGGGATTACTTTGCAAAGAAAGAGATAAGCTGGTTTGAACCGTATAAAAAGGTCTTTGATGATTCAAATGCACCGTTTTATAAGTTCTTTACAGGTGGCAAACTCAATATGTGTTATAACTGCGTGGATAGGCATGTTACAACCAGAAAGAAGAACAGGGCTGCCATTATCTGGGAAAGCGAGCAGGGAGAGAGCAGGATACTCACTTATAGAGAACTTCAATACCAAATAAATAAGTTTGCCAATGTTTTGAAGACCTTGGGTGTCAAAAAGGGCGATGTTGTTGTTATATATATGCCCATGATACCTGAATTGCCAATAGCTATGCTTGCCTGTGCCAAAATTGGAGCAATACATTCGGTGGTTTTTGCTGGTATGAGTTCTTTTGCACTGAGAGAGAGGATACTCGATGCAAAGAGTTCAATAGTTATAACTGCAGATGGTGGATTTAGGGGTGGAAAAACTATACCGCTTAAGGAGAATGTAGATAAAGCAATAGAAAAGGTCAAGTTTATAAAGTATGTTGTAGTAGTTCGCCATGCGGATAGAGATGTGCCTATGAAGACGTTGAGGGATTTTTGGTGGGGTGATTTAATGAGTGATCCAGATTATGCCAAACCCTACTGTGAGCCAGAGCCAATGGATGCAGAGGATCCGTTATTTTTAATATACACCTCCGGTTCTACATCAAAACCTAAGGGAGTAGTTCACTCAACGGGGGGTTATCTACTGTGGAGAATTCTAACGGCTCGTTGGGTGTTTGATCTAAAAGAAGAGGATACATTTTGGTCAACGGCCAATATTGGTTGGATTTCGGGACATTCTTACACCTTGTATGGGCCTTTATCTATAGGGTCAACGACATTCATCTATGAGGGTATGCCTTTATATCCAAGTCCCGCTCAATGGTGGTATCTGGTTGAAAAGTACAAAATCAACGTTATGTACACAGCACCAACAGCTATAAGGGCTCTTATGAGGCATGGTGATGAATGGCTTAAAAAATACGATCTTTCATCTTTAAGGCTTTTAACTACAGGAGGCGAAAGGCTTAATGAGGCTGCTTGGCTGTGGTACTGGGAGAAGGTCGGTGGCAAGAGATGTCCTGTGATTGATGCATATGGTCAAACAGAAACCGCAGGTCATATGATATCATCATTGCCTGTTGCACCTCAGAAACCCGGTAGTGTTGGTATACCGGTACCTGGTATATTTCCAGACATTGTGGATGATGATGGTAATATTATAGAAGAGCCAACAAAGACAGGCCATCTTGTTCTTAAAAAACCGTGGCCATCTATGGTAAGAACATTGTGGAACGATGAGGAGGGTTATAAAAGACTGTATTGGGATAGGTTTGGTGGTAAGTATTATTACACAGGCGATCTGGCATCCAAGGATGAGGATGGTTATTTCTGGATGGAAGGAAGGGCAGACGATGTTGTTAATGTATCTGCACACAGAATAGGTTGTGCTGAGATTGAAAACGCCCTCACGAACTGCAAATATGTGGCAGAGGCAGCCGTTGTTGGAAGACCGGATGAGATTACGGGAGAGGAGGTTGTAGCCTTTGTTGTTCCTAAAGAAGGTGTTGACAGAACAAGGCACGATGAGATAGTTAGAAAACTCAGAGAGTATGTAAGCGAAACTGTTTCTCCAATAGCAAAACCATCCGAGGTGGTTTTTGTGGATTCCCTACCCAAGACTCGCTCTGGCAAGATTGTAAGAAGAGTACTTAAAGCAATTGCCTCAGATAAAGAGATTACTCAAGATGTTTCTACTCTTGAAGATGTAAGCGTAATAGATAAAATCAAAAAAGCATTGAAAGAGAGGAATCCTTAA
- a CDS encoding ABC transporter permease → MSHDIVTPLLSNAIKAGTILLLPTIGEIFSERAGILNLGVEGMMLIGAFFGFIVAKLTNNPYYGIIAGMAAGGIASLIHAFVCITLKGNQIVSGLALTIFGAGFTTFYGQSWINMNLSNPLKGLALPVLSKIPLIGPVLFNQDLIVYLSYLLTIILWIILYKTTIGLNLRAVGENAKAANSMGISVSKTRYFWTFFGGLMAGAGGAYLTVAYAPFWLDGITAGRGWIAVALVIFAMWDPIKAIFGAYLFGSINALQFQLQASGTSIPSAILNMMPYLVTFIVIVISSIIVKTKHIRPPKELGIPYFREEK, encoded by the coding sequence ATGAGTCATGACATAGTAACACCCCTGCTTTCAAATGCCATTAAAGCTGGAACCATATTGCTTCTTCCAACCATCGGTGAAATTTTTTCAGAAAGGGCGGGTATTTTAAACTTGGGCGTTGAAGGTATGATGCTGATCGGGGCTTTCTTTGGCTTTATAGTAGCAAAACTGACGAACAATCCCTATTACGGTATAATAGCCGGAATGGCAGCAGGCGGTATAGCCTCTCTCATTCATGCATTTGTCTGTATAACGCTTAAGGGCAACCAAATAGTCAGCGGTTTGGCCTTAACTATATTTGGTGCTGGATTTACAACCTTTTATGGTCAAAGCTGGATAAACATGAACCTTTCCAACCCATTAAAGGGTTTGGCCTTACCTGTTTTGAGTAAAATACCACTTATAGGTCCAGTGTTATTCAATCAAGACCTAATCGTGTATCTATCGTATCTGCTAACAATAATTTTATGGATAATACTATATAAAACCACTATAGGCTTAAACCTAAGGGCTGTGGGCGAGAATGCAAAGGCTGCAAACTCGATGGGCATAAGCGTATCAAAGACAAGATACTTCTGGACATTCTTTGGTGGGTTGATGGCCGGTGCTGGTGGGGCTTACCTTACTGTGGCCTATGCCCCGTTCTGGCTTGATGGTATTACAGCAGGCAGGGGTTGGATAGCCGTGGCATTGGTTATCTTTGCCATGTGGGACCCCATAAAGGCCATATTTGGGGCTTACCTTTTTGGCAGCATAAACGCATTGCAGTTTCAACTTCAGGCAAGTGGAACCTCCATCCCATCTGCCATCTTAAACATGATGCCCTATCTTGTGACATTCATAGTGATCGTAATAAGCAGCATCATAGTAAAAACAAAACATATCAGACCGCCAAAAGAGCTGGGTATTCCCTACTTTAGAGAGGAAAAATAG
- a CDS encoding ABC transporter ATP-binding protein, whose protein sequence is METVLKTENLTKEFPETIANKDINFELRKGEVHSLLGENGAGKTTLMNMLYGIYLPTSGNIYINGKRVLIKSPLDAIKLGIGMIHQHFMLVETLTVLENIILGLKEYGIIINKKAVLKKLSELEELYGLSVNPQAKIWQIGVGEQQKVEIIKVLFRGANILILDEPTAVLTPQESQNLFKILKKMKSGGKSIIFITHKLEEVMQVSDRISILRRGRLIKTIDKHETSKEELANLMIDKNQICEIFKRNSKTNEVILSIRNLEVLSDKGTKALNGIDLDVYKGEILGIAGVSGNGQKELVQTIAGLRKPIEGKIIFNGEEIDGKKPYYIMKKGINYIPADRLAMGVAPNLSAIDNTILRRYRRFPFSKGGIMNYTKALAYTRMIAKAYKIKLDNPFSPIKLLSGGNMQKLILAREILENPKLLIASYPTRGLDIASTQFFRSKLSEIANKGKTIILVSEDLDELLSLSDRIAVMFNGRIMGVVDASNTSKNQLGLLMAGERA, encoded by the coding sequence ATGGAAACAGTACTAAAGACAGAAAACCTAACCAAAGAATTCCCAGAAACTATAGCAAATAAAGATATAAACTTCGAGCTAAGAAAAGGAGAGGTTCACTCGCTTTTGGGTGAAAACGGCGCAGGCAAAACCACCCTGATGAATATGCTATACGGCATCTATCTTCCAACAAGTGGTAATATCTACATAAACGGCAAAAGGGTTTTGATAAAATCGCCTCTCGATGCAATTAAGCTGGGTATAGGCATGATACATCAGCACTTCATGCTTGTAGAAACACTTACAGTTCTTGAGAATATCATTTTAGGTCTAAAAGAATACGGCATCATAATAAACAAAAAGGCGGTGCTTAAAAAACTATCGGAGCTTGAAGAGTTATACGGATTGAGCGTAAACCCACAAGCCAAAATTTGGCAGATAGGGGTTGGTGAGCAGCAAAAAGTTGAGATAATAAAGGTGCTTTTTAGAGGTGCAAATATACTGATATTGGATGAGCCAACCGCTGTTTTGACACCGCAGGAGAGCCAAAACCTATTTAAAATCCTAAAGAAAATGAAATCAGGCGGCAAATCCATTATCTTCATAACACACAAACTCGAAGAAGTAATGCAGGTATCGGATAGAATCTCAATTCTAAGAAGGGGAAGGCTTATAAAAACCATAGACAAACACGAAACATCGAAAGAAGAGTTGGCCAATCTCATGATAGACAAAAACCAGATATGTGAAATATTCAAAAGAAACAGCAAAACAAACGAGGTAATACTAAGTATAAGAAACCTTGAGGTTCTATCCGATAAAGGCACAAAGGCCTTAAACGGCATAGATTTAGATGTATACAAAGGAGAGATATTGGGCATTGCGGGCGTTTCAGGCAATGGTCAAAAGGAGTTAGTTCAAACCATAGCAGGCCTAAGAAAACCTATAGAAGGCAAAATAATATTTAACGGTGAGGAGATAGATGGAAAAAAACCTTATTACATTATGAAAAAAGGCATAAACTACATACCGGCAGATAGACTTGCCATGGGAGTTGCCCCAAACCTCTCTGCGATAGACAACACAATCCTAAGAAGATATAGGCGATTTCCCTTCTCAAAAGGTGGTATAATGAACTACACCAAAGCCTTAGCATACACACGAATGATAGCAAAGGCATACAAAATAAAATTAGATAACCCATTCTCGCCCATTAAGCTTCTATCTGGCGGCAATATGCAGAAGCTCATCTTGGCTAGGGAGATCTTGGAAAACCCCAAATTGTTAATAGCTTCATATCCTACAAGGGGTTTGGATATCGCATCGACCCAATTCTTCAGATCCAAGCTTTCAGAGATCGCAAACAAAGGCAAGACGATCATCCTGGTAAGCGAGGATTTAGATGAGCTTTTGAGTCTTTCTGATAGAATAGCAGTTATGTTCAACGGTCGGATAATGGGGGTTGTTGATGCCTCAAATACATCAAAGAATCAATTGGGTCTTTTAATGGCTGGAGAAAGAGCTTAA
- a CDS encoding methyl-accepting chemotaxis protein, with protein MKNTTLKTKLSIVIVITSLALLFFAGSSVVLKFKAYSNLSKSASLVKLSVKIGSLVHELQKERGASAGFIGAKGNKFREILSNQRIQTNQKLKDLLSMAKHVNIDKNPRFAKYFKAAMSELNGLSSMRRRVDSLSIGVKQEVAYYTQINANLLNAVGAIGFATKDPFISKELNAYTNFLLSKERAGIERAVLSNTFAQNHFGPGMYEKFITLIAEQNAYMHSFEISANDKFLSYYKTHFNGSSIEDVNKMRQIAISHFGKGNFGIDPEYWFKTITKKINILKNIEDFMEKTIVKDLKHRISSALYGLTVYLITLGLGIMAIAMLVFAIFKYVLANIRKLTEQAKELASGQGDLTQRINVESHDELGELGEWFNKFVEKTQMMIRDIKSSVGQLGTHSSQLQASANNMSTLIEETSRNTEEIATAMNDTTEAVNGIAQATENINSLATEVGEVNAKMIENIQDRVDRMRKNALLAKEAMEQINTVGESSKEIGQIIAVINEIADQTNLLALNAAIEAARAGEAGRGFAVVADEVRKLAERTQRATEEIRNMIDKIQNDTNAAVEKTRQANEMILEEEKKAQEDKQDVEEVVEKTNRVIEEINSTSAATEELSSTFSEMDMQIKDIAEAAKENIHVVEEVSKASEQLNQIAINVDNLINKFKV; from the coding sequence ATGAAAAATACCACACTTAAAACTAAACTCTCCATAGTCATCGTGATAACATCTTTGGCTTTGCTGTTTTTTGCCGGTTCTTCTGTGGTGTTAAAGTTTAAGGCATATTCCAATCTTTCAAAGTCAGCATCATTGGTGAAACTATCGGTAAAGATCGGCAGTTTGGTTCACGAATTACAAAAGGAGAGGGGGGCAAGCGCAGGATTTATTGGTGCAAAGGGCAACAAGTTCAGGGAGATATTATCTAACCAACGCATACAAACAAACCAAAAGCTAAAAGACCTGCTTAGCATGGCAAAACATGTAAACATAGACAAAAACCCCCGCTTTGCTAAATACTTCAAGGCCGCGATGAGCGAGCTAAACGGCTTATCCTCAATGAGAAGAAGGGTGGATAGTCTCTCCATAGGCGTAAAGCAGGAGGTTGCATATTACACGCAGATCAATGCTAACCTATTAAACGCCGTTGGTGCTATAGGATTTGCAACCAAAGACCCCTTCATATCCAAAGAGCTAAACGCATACACAAATTTTCTTCTATCAAAAGAGAGAGCTGGTATAGAAAGAGCCGTTTTATCGAACACATTTGCACAGAACCACTTTGGTCCTGGCATGTATGAAAAGTTTATAACACTTATAGCTGAGCAGAACGCATATATGCACTCATTCGAGATATCGGCAAACGACAAATTCCTAAGCTATTACAAAACCCATTTCAATGGATCCAGCATCGAAGATGTCAATAAGATGAGGCAGATTGCCATAAGCCACTTTGGTAAAGGTAATTTTGGTATTGACCCTGAATACTGGTTTAAAACCATAACAAAGAAGATAAACATATTAAAAAACATTGAGGACTTCATGGAAAAGACGATCGTAAAAGACCTAAAGCATAGGATATCCTCTGCTTTGTATGGTTTGACAGTATATCTAATAACACTGGGCTTGGGTATTATGGCTATAGCAATGCTTGTATTTGCAATCTTTAAGTATGTCCTTGCAAACATAAGGAAATTAACAGAACAGGCAAAAGAACTTGCAAGTGGACAGGGAGACCTAACGCAAAGAATCAATGTCGAATCCCATGACGAACTTGGAGAGCTGGGCGAGTGGTTCAACAAGTTTGTAGAAAAAACGCAGATGATGATAAGGGATATAAAGTCCAGCGTGGGTCAGCTTGGAACCCACTCAAGCCAACTGCAGGCATCTGCTAACAACATGTCAACCCTGATAGAAGAAACATCGAGGAATACAGAGGAGATCGCAACAGCCATGAACGATACAACAGAAGCGGTAAACGGCATAGCCCAAGCAACAGAAAACATAAATAGCCTTGCAACCGAGGTTGGCGAGGTCAATGCGAAGATGATCGAGAACATCCAGGATAGGGTTGACAGGATGAGAAAAAACGCCCTGCTGGCAAAAGAGGCGATGGAGCAGATCAACACCGTTGGTGAGTCTTCAAAAGAGATCGGCCAAATCATAGCTGTGATTAACGAGATAGCAGACCAAACAAACCTGCTTGCCTTAAATGCTGCTATTGAGGCAGCAAGAGCTGGCGAGGCTGGTCGTGGTTTTGCTGTTGTTGCTGATGAGGTTAGGAAGTTAGCCGAAAGAACACAAAGGGCAACCGAAGAAATAAGGAACATGATAGACAAGATACAAAACGACACCAATGCAGCTGTTGAAAAAACGCGCCAGGCAAATGAGATGATCCTCGAAGAGGAAAAGAAAGCGCAAGAGGATAAACAGGATGTTGAAGAGGTTGTCGAAAAAACAAACAGGGTTATAGAGGAGATAAACTCAACAAGCGCCGCAACAGAGGAGCTCTCCAGCACATTCTCAGAGATGGATATGCAGATAAAGGATATAGCCGAAGCAGCCAAAGAAAACATCCATGTGGTTGAAGAAGTATCAAAAGCCTCAGAACAACTAAATCAAATAGCTATAAATGTGGACAATCTCATCAACAAATTCAAAGTTTAA
- a CDS encoding BMP family ABC transporter substrate-binding protein, which translates to MRRLLVFLVLILSVLGFGLSSQAKQDKIKAAFLYVGPHNDGGWSQAHDEGRMYLQKHLPYVITSYSESVPEGAACEKIIRDYIHKGYKVIFGTSFGFMDSMYNVAKDYPDVIFEHCSGYKTRKNMGTYFGRMYQVDYLAGLVAGMMTKTNYIGFVAPFPIPEVVREIDSFTIGVREVNPKAEVHVIWTNSWFNPVKERSAAETFIANKADIIVSGCDSPASIEAAKAAGIHAIAYDRDIHDKFPKTILTSRAWNWGVFYVKVLKEIKNGTWKSNQYWGGLETGIVKLGKFGDDVPEKVKKYVLKRAEQIKEGKFKVFSGPIYNQQGKLMVKEGQELPDKDKLSLQWFVKGVIGSIPH; encoded by the coding sequence ATGAGAAGGTTATTGGTTTTTTTGGTTTTAATCCTAAGTGTTCTTGGTTTTGGTCTTAGCTCTCAGGCAAAGCAGGATAAAATCAAGGCAGCTTTTCTCTATGTAGGCCCGCACAACGATGGTGGCTGGAGTCAGGCACACGATGAAGGCAGGATGTATCTCCAGAAGCATCTGCCTTATGTAATCACATCGTACAGCGAGAGCGTCCCGGAGGGTGCAGCATGTGAGAAGATCATAAGGGATTACATTCACAAGGGCTATAAGGTAATCTTCGGAACGAGCTTTGGTTTTATGGACTCCATGTATAATGTTGCAAAGGATTATCCAGATGTGATATTTGAGCACTGCTCTGGTTACAAAACAAGAAAAAACATGGGAACATACTTCGGAAGAATGTATCAGGTTGATTATCTGGCTGGCCTTGTTGCTGGTATGATGACAAAGACAAATTACATAGGCTTTGTTGCACCCTTCCCTATTCCTGAGGTTGTCAGAGAGATAGACTCATTCACTATTGGTGTAAGAGAGGTTAATCCAAAAGCAGAAGTTCATGTAATCTGGACAAATTCCTGGTTTAACCCAGTAAAAGAAAGAAGTGCTGCTGAAACATTTATAGCAAACAAGGCCGATATAATCGTCAGTGGCTGTGACTCTCCAGCATCTATTGAGGCAGCAAAAGCAGCTGGCATACACGCAATAGCCTACGATAGAGATATACATGACAAATTCCCAAAAACCATATTAACCTCAAGAGCATGGAACTGGGGTGTTTTCTATGTTAAGGTACTAAAAGAGATTAAAAATGGCACATGGAAATCAAATCAATATTGGGGAGGTCTTGAAACGGGTATAGTAAAACTGGGTAAATTTGGTGATGATGTTCCAGAGAAGGTAAAAAAATATGTTCTAAAGAGAGCTGAACAAATAAAAGAAGGTAAATTCAAGGTATTTTCAGGTCCAATTTATAACCAACAAGGAAAACTTATGGTTAAAGAGGGTCAAGAGTTACCAGATAAGGATAAATTATCTCTTCAATGGTTTGTAAAAGGCGTTATTGGAAGTATTCCCCATTAA